The genomic segment GATGAAACGCTGCCTGCTCTCACCGGCAATACCACGCCTCTAGACACTACTGGAAGAGACCCAGCACAAAACCCTCGCCGTTTGTGGGAAACTCACATGCCGAGTAGCACAAGGAATGATGAAGGCAACGAAAGCAATACTGAGATTTTTCCACCCCTGACCACAACCATGCCCCAACCATCAGAGGATGCGCTCAACCAGACAACCATCCTAAGCAATGTTGGTTCAAATAATCCTCAAAATGTTGATGGCGCTGGCGAAGTTGATGACGAGATCGAAGCAGCTACCGAAATAGCAATACCTCCGCTTGACACAAGCGAGCAATACCCACAAGATTTCAGACCTGCAAGCTATTCTGCAGACCCACAACCGTTCGAATCCGAGTTTCAAGAACCTCGTTCTCTTGACGAAGTGTTGGGTCTTTACCGTATGCGTGGCAATCTGGTAATCCTTGGTTTCGGAGTAATTCTCGCTGCAGTTGCTTTGGCGCTGCCCACCGTGGCCATAATGCTGTCAAATCTCATATTGTGGTACTTCTTTACGCAAGGATTGATTACCGAGGCTCGCCTCAACCGGCAGGCGAGACGCGGCGGCCAGTACAAGCGCTCAGACGGAGCCCTCAGTCTCACCGCCTCTCCTTGGTATCTTCTTAAAAGCTTGCTGCAAGTAATCCCGAGGGCGTTGTTATCACTGGCGATTGTTGTGGTGATTGCTACTTGTGTAGCTGTTCTTTGGGATATGCCAAATATCACTGGGGCGTTTAATGCACTTGGAATCAGCGTTCATATACCACTTATCGGAGGAACTCCTCTTGCCGGTTCAGGCATTACGCTTGCTCTGTCGATTTGTGCTGCATGGTTGGTTGCAGCACTGGGGCCAAGATCACAAACGCCAAGAATAGGAGCCGGCAGATTATTGGCCCGATACCAAGGGGTCTTCGATGCCGAAAGCGAAAATAACGCGAACTCTTATCGACAACGAATCATCGTGGCGATAGTGATCTGGGCTATCGTCATAGTTGCTGCTATTGCAGTGGCTGCAAGTAAACAGTCCATAGACTGGACTCCAATTCCTCTTCTTGAATCATAGTTATTCCCCATTTTTATAGCTTTTGAACGCAGTTGCTCTATGGAAACCAAGATGTGAGTACAGTACACTTATGCCGGATTCTTCGAAAGGACCGCAATGTCTCAGAACGTGAATAAACGCCCGAGCCAGCAGGAAAGCAACAAACGGTCGGTGCGCGAACAGCGCAAAGCCGCTCAACTTGCAGAGCAGCAGGCCAAGGAGGCCAAGCTTGCCAAAGAGCGAAAACAGCAAACTCTAATCGGCATCATCGTCGTTGTTGTTGTCGTGGCGTTGGTTTCAGTCGCCGGCTTTGCCATTTGGCGAGCCACCAGACCCGTCAGCACAGCAGATACAGAAAAGGCTTATCAGGCAGTGCAGTCGGTTGAGACCAAACCTGCCGATGCAAATGCTAAAGGCGGTTTTTTGATTTCTAAGAATGGCCTCAACAAAAAAGTAGCCAATGTACCAACAGTTGAGGAGTATATGGACTTCCTGTGCCCTGGCTGCGGTTCATTCAACAGGTCGGTTGATCCTACTTTGCAGAAGCTCGTTGCTGCAGGGCAAATAAATCTCGTGGTGTATCCCAATGCCTTCCTAGACAGTCTTTCGACTGATGAATACTCCACTCGTGCGGCTAGCGCAGCAGCATACATTGCTCAGAATGACCCCGATCATCTACTCGATTTCATTGCCGATATGTTTGCCGAAGACTTCCAGCCAAGTGAGTCCAGCTACAAAGCTGTCAGTGACAAACAGATCCAGCAAGTTGCTATCAAAGCAGGCGTCAGCGAAACTGTGGCAGAAAAATCCACAGACGGCACATACAAAACGTGGATTTCGAAAGTTTCCGCATATTCTCCATTACGCCAAGAGCTTTGGAACGTCTCCGGAAGCAATAAAGGCCAGATGACCACGCCAACTGTGCGAATTAACAGCAACTATTGGGATATGAATTCCGTCAGTTCCTCGGGTCTCGATACGGCATCTGCACTGATTAAGGCGCTGGGGATTTCCTCTTCTGATGTTGGACAGGCAAGCGTTCTACCATCAATCGGAGCATCAGGAAAACCGGTCTCCTTGAGTTAACACTCATCAATTTCAAGACCCTACGAAGCCTCAATTCGACCCGGTCGACCCTACTGTTTACAGGAAAAGGTCGGCCGGGTCGAAGTCATTCAATGGGTACTGCTATGCTTATCACTTGTCCGTTCCGGCAAGTGTGAACTTGCTGCAGACGTGGCAGGCCTCCTTAGCTCAGCTGGCCAGAGCAGCCGCCTTGTAAGCGGCAGGTCGTCAGTTCGACTCTGACAGGAGGCTCTTCGCTGTTGTGTTCTTACTTATCACCATTGTTACCGGGTCACCGGAGTACTCGGTATTGCAGAATTTCCAATGTATGCAATATTCCATATTGCGGAGAATAGGCAAGTGAAACAAGATGTACTATTTTATACATGTAGTGTAGTATGATGATTGTTGTTGGGATTGTACTAATTGTTACATGAGTAAGCGCACGGAAGCCCTTCCCCCAACAACGGCTTCCGTAAATAAGATAAGCCAGACTTCCCCCAACCTGTCTGGTTTATCTCTTGGGGGCGGGAGAATCCCCTTCATTCCCGCCCCCTCTTCTTTCTTAAAGATTATTACTTTGCTGTCACGATGAGCATGGTAAATGTGGAAATTTCTTCTCTTCTAGATGCATGATTCCCCGAAATGCAGCGTAAACAGTTACAATCGCAACAGTCGGGACATATATTTGCCTACGAGGGGAGCGAGTATGGCCAAACGCTGGACACCTGATCGTTTTGTGACACGACGGCGTATCAGAGTAATGGCTTGCTCCATTATCGTGACGTTGTCTTCATTGCTATATTTTGGTATTGCCGCTAGGAAAACAGTCGCATTGACCATCAACGGCAAGACTACGACCGTTCAGACCTATGCTATGAGTGTCGATCGACTCTTGGAGCAACAGGGAACAAAAGTCAAAAGCCACGATTTCGTCGATTCCTCATCTGGTGAAATGCTGAGAGACCATTCAGTCGTCACCGTTCGAAGCGCGTACCAAACCACCATTAACATTGACGGCACCGAGGTGCCATTCTGGACAATAGCCACCAGTGCCGAGCAGCTATTGGGATTCTTCGAAGAAAATGAGCACAACGCCACCAAAGTTACTGTGGATATTAAAAACGTCTATAACCAACTCACCGGTGGCATGGTGATTAACCGATCGGGACCAGTAACAGTTATTGCAGATGGGAAAACATCTATAGCACCGAATGGGAAACTTCCCGCTGCCTCTATCCTCGATTCGAAAGGTATTGTGCTGGGCAAACAGGACCGTGTCAGCATTGAAACAGACAACGGAAATACTGTGCTCAGGGTCCAGCGCGTAACGCAGCGACAAACGACCAGTACTAAGACCACGGCCCACGGGACACAAACTGTTGTTGATAATTCACTGTCACCTGGGGAAACAGTAATTCGACAAACAGGCAAAGA from the Bifidobacterium sp. genome contains:
- a CDS encoding protein kinase domain-containing protein translates to MDSMSDLSVLNLTPGQQLGGYTLVARLGGGAMGSVWRVQDDGGQEYAMKILRDSLNDQTNENQDESLSSSHDREGVDARERLRREALALRKINHPGVCNIVDMELDDALAFIVTELINGRTLSDDVATNGKYIGDDLERLSRKLMDAVRAVHAAGIVHRDIKPSNVMISERGPVLVDFGIAMGTGESHVTRTGLVMGTPGFIAPEIIDGEESDATADWWSTAAVLGFAATGKAIFGVKPMMAVLERAASGNADLSGLPAGTLSAFRKALAPKRQDRCSPDDLLRAITLDAMIPELWKSDDSVHNQATSLASATAPTTGSSGTQGENPEQTEVMRPFGKGSYADETLPALTGNTTPLDTTGRDPAQNPRRLWETHMPSSTRNDEGNESNTEIFPPLTTTMPQPSEDALNQTTILSNVGSNNPQNVDGAGEVDDEIEAATEIAIPPLDTSEQYPQDFRPASYSADPQPFESEFQEPRSLDEVLGLYRMRGNLVILGFGVILAAVALALPTVAIMLSNLILWYFFTQGLITEARLNRQARRGGQYKRSDGALSLTASPWYLLKSLLQVIPRALLSLAIVVVIATCVAVLWDMPNITGAFNALGISVHIPLIGGTPLAGSGITLALSICAAWLVAALGPRSQTPRIGAGRLLARYQGVFDAESENNANSYRQRIIVAIVIWAIVIVAAIAVAASKQSIDWTPIPLLES
- a CDS encoding DsbA family protein; the protein is MSQNVNKRPSQQESNKRSVREQRKAAQLAEQQAKEAKLAKERKQQTLIGIIVVVVVVALVSVAGFAIWRATRPVSTADTEKAYQAVQSVETKPADANAKGGFLISKNGLNKKVANVPTVEEYMDFLCPGCGSFNRSVDPTLQKLVAAGQINLVVYPNAFLDSLSTDEYSTRAASAAAYIAQNDPDHLLDFIADMFAEDFQPSESSYKAVSDKQIQQVAIKAGVSETVAEKSTDGTYKTWISKVSAYSPLRQELWNVSGSNKGQMTTPTVRINSNYWDMNSVSSSGLDTASALIKALGISSSDVGQASVLPSIGASGKPVSLS